Part of the Mycolicibacterium thermoresistibile genome, CTACACCGGACTGGTGGACGGGCATTTCGGCCTGCAGACGCACAACGCCCTGATGTCCTACCAGCGGGAGTACGGGCTCTACCCGGACGGCATTTGCGGCCCGGAAACCTTGCGCTCGTTGTATTTTCTCGGTTCCCGGGTCACCGGCGGATCCCCGCACGCCATCCGCGAGGAGGAGATGGTGCGCCGGTCCGGCCCGAGGTTGTCCGGTAAACGGATCATCATCGACCCCGGGCTGGGTGGCTCCGAGCGGGGCCTGATCATGTCCACCCCGCGCGGTCCGATCAGCGAGGCAGACATCCTGTGGGACTTGGCAAGTCGGCTGGAAGGCCGGATGACGGCGATCGGGATGGAGACATCGCTGTCGCGTTCCGCCCACCACTGCCCCACCGACGCGGAACGGGCCGCCACCGCCAACACCGTCGGCGCCGACCTGATGATCAGCCTGCGCTGCGCCATGCACAAATCACCGGCCGCGCACGGGGTGGCGTCGTTCCACTTCGGCAACGCGCACGGATCGGTGTCCACGATCGGCCGGAACCTGGCGGACTTCATTCAGCGGGAGATCGTGGCCCGCACCGGATTACAGGACTGCCGCACACACGGCCGCACCTGGGATCTGTTGCGGCTGACCAGGATGCCCACCGTCCAGG contains:
- a CDS encoding N-acetylmuramoyl-L-alanine amidase; the encoded protein is MSSLRRGDRGSAVAEIRAALAGLGLIDNPDDDLSTGRHVVPDYFDDELDQAVRAFQQQRGLLVDGVVGEATYRALKEASYRLGARTLSHQFGAPMYGDDVATLQLRLQELGFYTGLVDGHFGLQTHNALMSYQREYGLYPDGICGPETLRSLYFLGSRVTGGSPHAIREEEMVRRSGPRLSGKRIIIDPGLGGSERGLIMSTPRGPISEADILWDLASRLEGRMTAIGMETSLSRSAHHCPTDAERAATANTVGADLMISLRCAMHKSPAAHGVASFHFGNAHGSVSTIGRNLADFIQREIVARTGLQDCRTHGRTWDLLRLTRMPTVQVDIGYLTNPGDRALLTDPQIRDAIAEGILAAVKRLYLLGKNDRPTGTFTFAELLAHELSVEQSGRMHSN